In Neovison vison isolate M4711 chromosome 11, ASM_NN_V1, whole genome shotgun sequence, one genomic interval encodes:
- the NEIL3 gene encoding endonuclease 8-like 3 isoform X1, which yields MVEGPGCTLNGEKIRARVRPGQAVTDVRGSAVQSLGGQVSPRAASLAVVSSQAAALNNKKDPSQNPLSLFNGYVYSGVQTLGKELFMYFGPKALRIHFGMKGSIMINPLEHKNKNGVSPVFELQLTKDLICFFDSSVEFRNSTESRQRVRMMEELDVCSPKFSFSRAESEVKKQKGRMLCDVLMDQKVLPGVGNIIRNEALFDSGLHPAVKVCQLTDEQTHYLVKMIRDFSILFYRCHKTGSVISKHYKVYKRPHCCQCCCKITVCRLGENNRMTYFCPRCQKENPQHVDICKLPTRNTTIRWPSSRGEHVARKWEEQWACVVCTLINSPSSKTCAACLTSRPPDSVIKNEEHSIAFTDLVRYPCNSFGKPSKEVKINRKTAFGTTTLVLADFSNKSSALERKTSQNQTLVGEFQNRSLTHVCFNDPLHRSEDRANHGSQPSDKANVSPSLCPQSELFSPAYKKLKTTHSSSPDLRSGKPGFPASELGIKLTDGTWALHADRPRCSKHNRRCVLRVVRKDGENKGRQFYACPLPRDAQCGFFQWADLSFPFCNHGKRSIMRTVLKIGPNNGKNFFVCPLGKAKQCNFFQWAENGPGVKIIPGC from the exons GCTGCTGCACTGAATAATAAGAAAGATCCCAGCCAGAATCCCTTGAGCCTGTTTAATGGATACGTTTACAGTGGTGTCCAGACTTTGGGGAAGGAGCTCTTTATGTACTTTGGGCCCAAAGCTTTACG GATTCATTTTGGAATGAAAGGCTCCATCATGATTAATCCACttgagcataaaaataaaaatggagtttCTCCTGTTTTTGAACTACAGCTCACCAAAGATCTGATTTGTTTCTTTGACTCATCAGTAGAATTCag AAACTCCACAGAAAGCCGACAGAGAGTACGAATGATGGAAGAATTAGATGTATGTTCCCCTAAATTTAGTTTCTCAAGAGCAGAAAGTGAAGTGAAGAAGCAGAAAGGACGGATGTTGTGTGATGTGTTAATGGACCAGAAAGTGTTGCCTGGGGTGGGGAACATCATCAGAAACGAAGCTCTCTTTGACAGTGGCCTCCACCCAGCTGTTAAA GTTTGTCAGTTGACAGATGAACAGACCCATTACCTTGTGAAAATGATACGTGACTTCAGCATTCTTTTCTACAGG tgccATAAAACGGGATCTGTTATCTCTAAACACTATAAGGTCTATAAGCGTCCTCACTGTTGTCAGTGCTGTTGCAAAATAACTGTGTGTCGCTTAGGAGAGAATAACAGAATGACATATTTCTGCCCTCGCTgtcaaaaagaaaatcctcaacATGTTGACATTTG CAAGTTGCCCACGAGAAACACGACAATCAGGTGGCCGTCTAGCAGAGGGGAGCACGTGGCCCGCAAATGGGAAGAGCAATGGGCGTGTGTGGTCTGTACGCTAATAAATAGCCCGTCTTCGAAGACCTGTGCCGCTTGCCTGACTTCAAGGCCTCCCG attCAGTAATCAAGAACGAAGAACATTCTATTGCCTTTACCGACTTAGTGAGGTATCCTTGTAACAGCTTTGGAAAACCAAGTAAGGAAGTGAAGATCAACAGGAAAACAGCATTTGGAACTACAACCCTTGTCTTGGCCGATTTCAGCAATAAATCCAGTGCTTTGGAAAGAAAAACGAGCCAAAACCAGACCCTAGTTGGAGAATTTCAGAACCGTTCGCTGACTCACGTTTGTTTTAATGACCCACTGCACCGTTCCGAGGACAGAGCGAACCACGGATCTCAGCCATCTGACAAAGCAAACGTATCGCCTTCGCTCTGCCCTCAGTCTGAATTATTTAGTCCGGcatataaaaaattgaaaacaacccACTCCTCATCACCAGACCTCCGAAGTGGTAAGCCTGGATTTCCTGCCAG TGAACTTGGAATTAAGCTGACAGATGGTACTTGGGCATTACATGCTGATCGTCCTCGCTGCAGTAAACACAACCGCCGCTGCGTTCTCCGAGTCGTGCGGAAGGATGGCGAAAACAAGGGCAGGCAGTTTTATGCTTGTCCTTTACCTAGAGACGCGCAGTGTGGATTTTTCCAA TGGGCAGATTTGTCCTTCCCATTCTGCAACCATGGCAAACGCTCCATCATGAGAACGGTGCTAAAGATTGGACCTAATAACGGgaagaatttttttgtgtgtcctcTTGGAAAGGCAAAACAGTGCAATTTTTTCCAGTGGGCAGAAAATGGACCAGGCGTAAAAATTATTCCAGGGTGCtaa
- the NEIL3 gene encoding endonuclease 8-like 3 isoform X3, with the protein MKGSIMINPLEHKNKNGVSPVFELQLTKDLICFFDSSVEFRNSTESRQRVRMMEELDVCSPKFSFSRAESEVKKQKGRMLCDVLMDQKVLPGVGNIIRNEALFDSGLHPAVKVCQLTDEQTHYLVKMIRDFSILFYRCHKTGSVISKHYKVYKRPHCCQCCCKITVCRLGENNRMTYFCPRCQKENPQHVDICKLPTRNTTIRWPSSRGEHVARKWEEQWACVVCTLINSPSSKTCAACLTSRPPDSVIKNEEHSIAFTDLVRYPCNSFGKPSKEVKINRKTAFGTTTLVLADFSNKSSALERKTSQNQTLVGEFQNRSLTHVCFNDPLHRSEDRANHGSQPSDKANVSPSLCPQSELFSPAYKKLKTTHSSSPDLRSGKPGFPASELGIKLTDGTWALHADRPRCSKHNRRCVLRVVRKDGENKGRQFYACPLPRDAQCGFFQWADLSFPFCNHGKRSIMRTVLKIGPNNGKNFFVCPLGKAKQCNFFQWAENGPGVKIIPGC; encoded by the exons ATGAAAGGCTCCATCATGATTAATCCACttgagcataaaaataaaaatggagtttCTCCTGTTTTTGAACTACAGCTCACCAAAGATCTGATTTGTTTCTTTGACTCATCAGTAGAATTCag AAACTCCACAGAAAGCCGACAGAGAGTACGAATGATGGAAGAATTAGATGTATGTTCCCCTAAATTTAGTTTCTCAAGAGCAGAAAGTGAAGTGAAGAAGCAGAAAGGACGGATGTTGTGTGATGTGTTAATGGACCAGAAAGTGTTGCCTGGGGTGGGGAACATCATCAGAAACGAAGCTCTCTTTGACAGTGGCCTCCACCCAGCTGTTAAA GTTTGTCAGTTGACAGATGAACAGACCCATTACCTTGTGAAAATGATACGTGACTTCAGCATTCTTTTCTACAGG tgccATAAAACGGGATCTGTTATCTCTAAACACTATAAGGTCTATAAGCGTCCTCACTGTTGTCAGTGCTGTTGCAAAATAACTGTGTGTCGCTTAGGAGAGAATAACAGAATGACATATTTCTGCCCTCGCTgtcaaaaagaaaatcctcaacATGTTGACATTTG CAAGTTGCCCACGAGAAACACGACAATCAGGTGGCCGTCTAGCAGAGGGGAGCACGTGGCCCGCAAATGGGAAGAGCAATGGGCGTGTGTGGTCTGTACGCTAATAAATAGCCCGTCTTCGAAGACCTGTGCCGCTTGCCTGACTTCAAGGCCTCCCG attCAGTAATCAAGAACGAAGAACATTCTATTGCCTTTACCGACTTAGTGAGGTATCCTTGTAACAGCTTTGGAAAACCAAGTAAGGAAGTGAAGATCAACAGGAAAACAGCATTTGGAACTACAACCCTTGTCTTGGCCGATTTCAGCAATAAATCCAGTGCTTTGGAAAGAAAAACGAGCCAAAACCAGACCCTAGTTGGAGAATTTCAGAACCGTTCGCTGACTCACGTTTGTTTTAATGACCCACTGCACCGTTCCGAGGACAGAGCGAACCACGGATCTCAGCCATCTGACAAAGCAAACGTATCGCCTTCGCTCTGCCCTCAGTCTGAATTATTTAGTCCGGcatataaaaaattgaaaacaacccACTCCTCATCACCAGACCTCCGAAGTGGTAAGCCTGGATTTCCTGCCAG TGAACTTGGAATTAAGCTGACAGATGGTACTTGGGCATTACATGCTGATCGTCCTCGCTGCAGTAAACACAACCGCCGCTGCGTTCTCCGAGTCGTGCGGAAGGATGGCGAAAACAAGGGCAGGCAGTTTTATGCTTGTCCTTTACCTAGAGACGCGCAGTGTGGATTTTTCCAA TGGGCAGATTTGTCCTTCCCATTCTGCAACCATGGCAAACGCTCCATCATGAGAACGGTGCTAAAGATTGGACCTAATAACGGgaagaatttttttgtgtgtcctcTTGGAAAGGCAAAACAGTGCAATTTTTTCCAGTGGGCAGAAAATGGACCAGGCGTAAAAATTATTCCAGGGTGCtaa
- the NEIL3 gene encoding endonuclease 8-like 3 isoform X2 → MVEGPGCTLNGEKIRARVRPGQAVTDVRGSAVQSLGGQVSPRAASLAVVSSQAAALNNKKDPSQNPLSLFNGYVYSGVQTLGKELFMYFGPKALRNSTESRQRVRMMEELDVCSPKFSFSRAESEVKKQKGRMLCDVLMDQKVLPGVGNIIRNEALFDSGLHPAVKVCQLTDEQTHYLVKMIRDFSILFYRCHKTGSVISKHYKVYKRPHCCQCCCKITVCRLGENNRMTYFCPRCQKENPQHVDICKLPTRNTTIRWPSSRGEHVARKWEEQWACVVCTLINSPSSKTCAACLTSRPPDSVIKNEEHSIAFTDLVRYPCNSFGKPSKEVKINRKTAFGTTTLVLADFSNKSSALERKTSQNQTLVGEFQNRSLTHVCFNDPLHRSEDRANHGSQPSDKANVSPSLCPQSELFSPAYKKLKTTHSSSPDLRSGKPGFPASELGIKLTDGTWALHADRPRCSKHNRRCVLRVVRKDGENKGRQFYACPLPRDAQCGFFQWADLSFPFCNHGKRSIMRTVLKIGPNNGKNFFVCPLGKAKQCNFFQWAENGPGVKIIPGC, encoded by the exons GCTGCTGCACTGAATAATAAGAAAGATCCCAGCCAGAATCCCTTGAGCCTGTTTAATGGATACGTTTACAGTGGTGTCCAGACTTTGGGGAAGGAGCTCTTTATGTACTTTGGGCCCAAAGCTTTACG AAACTCCACAGAAAGCCGACAGAGAGTACGAATGATGGAAGAATTAGATGTATGTTCCCCTAAATTTAGTTTCTCAAGAGCAGAAAGTGAAGTGAAGAAGCAGAAAGGACGGATGTTGTGTGATGTGTTAATGGACCAGAAAGTGTTGCCTGGGGTGGGGAACATCATCAGAAACGAAGCTCTCTTTGACAGTGGCCTCCACCCAGCTGTTAAA GTTTGTCAGTTGACAGATGAACAGACCCATTACCTTGTGAAAATGATACGTGACTTCAGCATTCTTTTCTACAGG tgccATAAAACGGGATCTGTTATCTCTAAACACTATAAGGTCTATAAGCGTCCTCACTGTTGTCAGTGCTGTTGCAAAATAACTGTGTGTCGCTTAGGAGAGAATAACAGAATGACATATTTCTGCCCTCGCTgtcaaaaagaaaatcctcaacATGTTGACATTTG CAAGTTGCCCACGAGAAACACGACAATCAGGTGGCCGTCTAGCAGAGGGGAGCACGTGGCCCGCAAATGGGAAGAGCAATGGGCGTGTGTGGTCTGTACGCTAATAAATAGCCCGTCTTCGAAGACCTGTGCCGCTTGCCTGACTTCAAGGCCTCCCG attCAGTAATCAAGAACGAAGAACATTCTATTGCCTTTACCGACTTAGTGAGGTATCCTTGTAACAGCTTTGGAAAACCAAGTAAGGAAGTGAAGATCAACAGGAAAACAGCATTTGGAACTACAACCCTTGTCTTGGCCGATTTCAGCAATAAATCCAGTGCTTTGGAAAGAAAAACGAGCCAAAACCAGACCCTAGTTGGAGAATTTCAGAACCGTTCGCTGACTCACGTTTGTTTTAATGACCCACTGCACCGTTCCGAGGACAGAGCGAACCACGGATCTCAGCCATCTGACAAAGCAAACGTATCGCCTTCGCTCTGCCCTCAGTCTGAATTATTTAGTCCGGcatataaaaaattgaaaacaacccACTCCTCATCACCAGACCTCCGAAGTGGTAAGCCTGGATTTCCTGCCAG TGAACTTGGAATTAAGCTGACAGATGGTACTTGGGCATTACATGCTGATCGTCCTCGCTGCAGTAAACACAACCGCCGCTGCGTTCTCCGAGTCGTGCGGAAGGATGGCGAAAACAAGGGCAGGCAGTTTTATGCTTGTCCTTTACCTAGAGACGCGCAGTGTGGATTTTTCCAA TGGGCAGATTTGTCCTTCCCATTCTGCAACCATGGCAAACGCTCCATCATGAGAACGGTGCTAAAGATTGGACCTAATAACGGgaagaatttttttgtgtgtcctcTTGGAAAGGCAAAACAGTGCAATTTTTTCCAGTGGGCAGAAAATGGACCAGGCGTAAAAATTATTCCAGGGTGCtaa